The following are encoded in a window of Ranitomeya variabilis isolate aRanVar5 chromosome 6, aRanVar5.hap1, whole genome shotgun sequence genomic DNA:
- the EBAG9 gene encoding receptor-binding cancer antigen expressed on SiSo cells yields the protein MAVTQFRLFKICTCLASILAFFKRLICRSGRGRKLSGDQITLPTTVDYSVPKQVEEWSSWDDEVPTSVKIEGGNGTLATPNSGEQEEPDFFKDMTPTIRKTQKIIVKKREPITYNMPDGSIGFSSRLAATQDLLPYVQSAELGDLETWQENSNAWEEEEDAAWQAEEVLRQQKVAEREKRTAEQQRKKMEKDVQRQMKKEQSKIGVKLS from the exons ATGGCCGTCACACAGTTCCGCCTATTTAAGATTTGCACTTGCCTCGCTTCCATTCTCGCCTTCTTCAAGAGATTAATATGCAG GTCCGGACGTGGAAGAAAGTTAAGCGGTGATCAGATAACCCTGCCGACCACTGTAGACTACTCTGTTCCCAAGCAG GTGGAGGAGTGGAGTTCTTGGGATGATGAAGTCCCCACGAGCGTGAAGATCGAAGGCGGGAATGGGACTCTGGCCACACCAAATTCCGGAGAGCAAGAAGAACCCGACTTCTTCAAAGACATGACGCCAACCATCaggaaaacccaaaaa ATCATTGTCAAGAAGAGAGAGCCAATCACTTATAATATGCCAGATGGGAGCATTGGATTTTCAAGCCGACTGGCAGCCACACAGGATCTCCTCCCTTATGTGCAATCT GCAGAATTGGGCGATTTAGAAACGTGGCAAGAAAATTCCAATGCTTGGGAGGAAGAGGAAGACGCTGCCTGGCAGGCGGAAGAAGTTCTACG GCAGCAGAAAGTAGCCGAAAGGGAAAAACGAACCGCAGAGCAGCAAAGGAAGAAGATGGAGAAAGACGTGCAGCGGCAAATGAAGAAGGAACAGAGCAAAATCGGCGTGAAATTATCCTAA